Genomic window (Syngnathus scovelli strain Florida chromosome 14, RoL_Ssco_1.2, whole genome shotgun sequence):
CACCACAGAGGATGAAGCCTGGAAGTCGTTCCTGGAGAACCCCCTGACGGCGGCCACCAAGGCCATGATGAGCATCAATGGGGACGAGGACAGCGCTGCTGCTCTGGGTCTGCTCTATGATTACTATAAGGTATACCTGGCAGGTCAAAACTTTCTCATGACACAATCACAGTGGTCTTGCACTCGATTAAAAGtgcagaggggagggggggttggaGTGCCTTTGCAAGTTCATCATAAGCGGcgtgcgtggcgtggcgtggcgcaaCATCTGTGAGGCAGACCGTGAAGCGCGCCACATGTAACTGAAGACGGCAGCCTGTGGCGATGTGATGTGGTCAGACGCTCAGCGGCTGTGTTTACCCTCCCATACAGGTGCCCCGGGAAAAAAGAACAATAACCCAGGGCAAGCCAGATGCGTTGGTCTCTGATGTGGATCCCAACAAAAGGTACGGcctgacatttattttattttattttattttattttattttattttattttattttaaggtgTATTATTTTTCTGCAGGCACCAGCTTCAAGCAGCACATGGCATCCCTCCTCTTCCAGAGACCAGCATGGAGAATAGAATCCAAGTCCTCAAGGGGCCCTTCAACATTCTCCAACTGGCCCAAGACAAGAGAAACCAGTTCCCATCACCAGGTAGATGCTCCTTCACCTTTAAACCATCTTCTTCTTCCATTATTGTCATCTCATTGCCACATGGCGTCTTTCATTCAGACACGACCGTCACCGTGTCCATCGCCGCCCTGCAGAACTACCCTCACGTCAAGACCGAAGTGCCCATTCACAGTTTGACCGTGCCCAACAGCTGCGCCGAATCCGAAAGCCACGTGGGTGTCTTTGACCGCCCTCAGCTAGCCCACAATTCGGTCCAGTTCAGCCCCAGCACGCAGTCCCGCACGCCCCCGGACTCCACCTTCTCGGAGAGCTTTAAGGACGGTTCCCAGGAGGTGAGCAGAATCCTCATCCTCTTCTTCTTTGCCACTCTCAGATCTGGCTCATCAAACAATAGCGTTTTCACCTGATCCCGTGGAGTCCACGGTGGGCTTGGCCTCCATTGGTTTTATTTGAACACAGCAAAATGGCAGCTAGTGTGTTATTATGCCATTGTCTCAGCAATACAAAGTGTTGTGCTGTTTCCTCAACAACAGCCAAAGGCCcttatttataatttttttttaaccatttacCACAGAAATAAAAAAGACTAACTAACAactatgaccaaaaaaaaaaaaaacactggatgaggataaaaaaataattgattggGAAAGTAATTAGAAAAACTGGTGGTTGGTCTTTTCAGTTattttttgaatttatttttcaggatgagaaaaaaaagtgttttttttttctttgtacagGTGTTTTCATTCCCGGGTGAACTTCAGTTACGTATGAGCTCCATGACACCTGAGGACTACACGCAGTTTGACACGGTGCCGGGGTAAGTCACCAACTATACTTCAGTAATTCTTTCACGTTCCACTAGGGGGAGCCCACTTGTCACTCAACACTGTAGAAATAGATGGATAGCTTCATGTTTCTCCTAATATCTCCATCATAGGAATAATTTCGAGTACACCCTTGAAGCATCCAAGTCTCTGCGTCAGAAGACAGGCGACGGGACCATGACGTATCTGAACAAGGGTCAGTTTTACCCAATCACACTTCGTGAGATTGACAACAAAGGTCTGCAGCAGCCAATCACCAAAGTCAGGGTGAGAATTGATGAGCTCCAGCCCAATTTGTACTACTTTTATTAGCACAAAAAGACCCACAGGGTATACTGAAGAAGCTTGTGCTATCACAGAGTGTGGTGATGGTTGTATTCGGGGAGGAGAAGTGCAGAGAGGACCAGCTCAAACATTGGAAGTACTGGCACTCAAGACAACACACTGCCAAGCAGAGGTGTCTCGACAttggtatatttatttatttttaatcaattgCTTTATACATAATAACTTGAAATGTCTAATGAAACCCCATGCAAGAGCtattaaaatttattttgtcAAAATTTTGCAGCTGACTACAAAGAGAGCTTCAACACGATTGGCAACATCGAGGAGATTTCCTACAATGCCATCTCCTTCACATGGGACACGAATGAAGAGGCCAAAGtaagaaggaaaaaaattacatatacacacacacacacacacacacactgtaatgGGTATACAAATTCCAGTTACTAGAGTCGATTAGACGGAGAGAGACTTTATTCATCCCGTGAAAGAAAGCAGACTGTCATAGCAGTATATTTACAGTTGCATCAAAAAGGAGCAAACAACCAATTGAATAGAAAAACCAAACAAAGATTAagacaaaataaaagtacaaacaaaattaaactttgaaaaaaaaaaaacgtgcaacaAAGCAAATGAGCATGTGACCAAAGTCATTTCTAAAGTGCTGCCAAAGAATGAGGAAACTCAGCGGGGGGGTGGGCTGCTTTTTCAACCGAGCGGATGAAGGTGAAAATATCGTTTGCTCACCCTTCCGTGGCCCTGATGTGTTGTTTCACTGTCACGTTTGAGAGGAAAGATGAATGATATAATTGGGCCTCCAAAGAACCTGGcgccacacatgcacacacacacacgcactcacacacacacaccaggatGTGACTCTAACCGTCTCATGACTCCAGGCCCATAGGATGTTCATCCTTGTAAGtgcatttgtgatttttgtcagcagttttatttccaaaatgaacattgatcttatataataataatgtaaactGGATATgactttaaattaaattaaataaaacctATAAGAATAGCccccaaaattcaaaataaatttaattGCATAtctataaaaaattaaaaaagcaaagaaaattaTAAATACAATCCAAAGAAGAAAATAGCACAAGTTAAATTTCATATTAGGCAAGAATATTGCCCATTATATCGACGTTTATTTGCCTATCAGTGAGAAAAAAGTGCGAGCCTGTGTTTACAAAATTGCCCACTAGAGGGAAGCACAGCACTAGACAGTACAAGCTCGTTGCATTTATTCAGTCGgtccttctgctgctgctgtcatGACTAGTTCTGTAACAGTCAGCAGTTGTATAATATGTCATTTCTTCCATGTATTTGGATCGCCTGGAATGTAGTTAGCTCGAATGGTTATCACACCTGCCTCAGACTGTTCCAATCTCAGTTTAGGCTTTGCTGTGCAAAGTTTCAAAGTTCCCCTCCCGtgctttagtgttttttttttttctcccatacTTCACAAAGTTCATGTTAAGTCTGTTGTATAAAGTGAACTGAGCCAAATCAGACAAGCTTCATAGGTTCTTGTTACCATGCTGGCACAAGACGTCACCGTAGCAACGTTTTTGTATTAGACACGGCTTTGGCCTCAGCAAGTTTTCAGCAATCGGTTCTCTAAAAAACCAAAATGTGCCTTCCTCAGATCTTCATCTCCGTCAATTGCCTGAGCACGGACTTCTCATCTCAGAAGGGCGTGAAGGGCCTCCCTCTCAACCTGCAGATCGACACGTACAGCTACAACAACCGCAGCAACAAGCCCATCCACCGGGCCTTCTGCCAGATCAAGGTGTTCTGCGACAAGGGGGCCGAGAGGAAGATCCGAGACGAGGAGAGGAAGCAGTCCCGCAGGAAAGGCAAGGTGGCCGACCTCAACCCGGGCCTGTCCTGTGAGTGGCAATGCCTCGGAATGTTACGAGGCAACAGCGTGGCACGCTGGCGCCGTGACCAGACTTTAACCGCTTCTTATTTTACAACCCTGTTTACAGTCGTGGATGTTAAAGTGCCCATCCTGCAGAAACGCAACGACGTGACCATCTTCAAAATGATGAATGATCTGGAGACCCAGCCTGTTCTCTTCATACCTGACATTCATTTTTCTGCCTTCCAGCGTCATGTGAGTTCTCACTTCCATGCTAGCA
Coding sequences:
- the grhl1 gene encoding grainyhead-like protein 1 homolog isoform X2, encoding MSQEHDNKRAVLVVQNDPNYGGQRRSFTTEDEAWKSFLENPLTAATKAMMSINGDEDSAAALGLLYDYYKVPREKRTITQGKPDALVSDVDPNKRHQLQAAHGIPPLPETSMENRIQVLKGPFNILQLAQDKRNQFPSPDTTVTVSIAALQNYPHVKTEVPIHSLTVPNSCAESESHVGVFDRPQLAHNSVQFSPSTQSRTPPDSTFSESFKDGSQEVFSFPGELQLRMSSMTPEDYTQFDTVPGNNFEYTLEASKSLRQKTGDGTMTYLNKGQFYPITLREIDNKGLQQPITKVRSVVMVVFGEEKCREDQLKHWKYWHSRQHTAKQRCLDIADYKESFNTIGNIEEISYNAISFTWDTNEEAKIFISVNCLSTDFSSQKGVKGLPLNLQIDTYSYNNRSNKPIHRAFCQIKVFCDKGAERKIRDEERKQSRRKVVDVKVPILQKRNDVTIFKMMNDLETQPVLFIPDIHFSAFQRHPFAAEDGEDSSGMKRLPFSDEEFGSPPNKVARAEEPKKVLLYVRKETEEVFDAVMLKNPTLKGLVDAISEKYDLPLDKVGKVYKKCKKGILVHMDDNIIKHYSNEDTFQISMEELGGMYKLTLTEI
- the grhl1 gene encoding grainyhead-like protein 1 homolog isoform X1, giving the protein MSQEHDNKRAVLVVQNDPNYGGQRRSFTTEDEAWKSFLENPLTAATKAMMSINGDEDSAAALGLLYDYYKVPREKRTITQGKPDALVSDVDPNKRHQLQAAHGIPPLPETSMENRIQVLKGPFNILQLAQDKRNQFPSPDTTVTVSIAALQNYPHVKTEVPIHSLTVPNSCAESESHVGVFDRPQLAHNSVQFSPSTQSRTPPDSTFSESFKDGSQEVFSFPGELQLRMSSMTPEDYTQFDTVPGNNFEYTLEASKSLRQKTGDGTMTYLNKGQFYPITLREIDNKGLQQPITKVRSVVMVVFGEEKCREDQLKHWKYWHSRQHTAKQRCLDIADYKESFNTIGNIEEISYNAISFTWDTNEEAKIFISVNCLSTDFSSQKGVKGLPLNLQIDTYSYNNRSNKPIHRAFCQIKVFCDKGAERKIRDEERKQSRRKGKVADLNPGLSFVDVKVPILQKRNDVTIFKMMNDLETQPVLFIPDIHFSAFQRHPFAAEDGEDSSGMKRLPFSDEEFGSPPNKVARAEEPKKVLLYVRKETEEVFDAVMLKNPTLKGLVDAISEKYDLPLDKVGKVYKKCKKGILVHMDDNIIKHYSNEDTFQISMEELGGMYKLTLTEI
- the grhl1 gene encoding grainyhead-like protein 1 homolog isoform X3, encoding MMSINGDEDSAAALGLLYDYYKVPREKRTITQGKPDALVSDVDPNKRHQLQAAHGIPPLPETSMENRIQVLKGPFNILQLAQDKRNQFPSPDTTVTVSIAALQNYPHVKTEVPIHSLTVPNSCAESESHVGVFDRPQLAHNSVQFSPSTQSRTPPDSTFSESFKDGSQEVFSFPGELQLRMSSMTPEDYTQFDTVPGNNFEYTLEASKSLRQKTGDGTMTYLNKGQFYPITLREIDNKGLQQPITKVRSVVMVVFGEEKCREDQLKHWKYWHSRQHTAKQRCLDIADYKESFNTIGNIEEISYNAISFTWDTNEEAKIFISVNCLSTDFSSQKGVKGLPLNLQIDTYSYNNRSNKPIHRAFCQIKVFCDKGAERKIRDEERKQSRRKGKVADLNPGLSFVDVKVPILQKRNDVTIFKMMNDLETQPVLFIPDIHFSAFQRHPFAAEDGEDSSGMKRLPFSDEEFGSPPNKVARAEEPKKVLLYVRKETEEVFDAVMLKNPTLKGLVDAISEKYDLPLDKVGKVYKKCKKGILVHMDDNIIKHYSNEDTFQISMEELGGMYKLTLTEI